TTGTGTGGGCAGAATGGGATAATCCTGTGGAGAACTAAGAGTTCGATTTTTGCAGATTTTTTGCTTGACTATCGGCTTTTTAGTGAATATAATTGAAATGATGTTTAAACCTACCCCGTAAGAAAAATTACCAGTATGTATAGAGATGTGGTAGAAAAAAGGAGGTGCAGTAAGTTATGAAAATGACATTTCAGCCGAAGAAGAGATCCAGATCAAAAGTTCACGGATTCCGTGCCAGAATGAAAACAGCGGGCGGAAGAAAGGTTCTTTCTGCAAGAAGAGCAAAAGGAAGAAAAGTATTATCCGCGTAAATGAAAACAGGATGATGGCGCCCGAAATCTCTTCGGGCGCATTTCATATCAAAAATCTGATATGAGCTAGAGGAATATGATATTTTCAGAGTCGTTAAAAAAGAACCGGGATTTTCAGAATGTTTACCGTCAGGGAAAATCCTATGCAAACAAATATTTAATCATGTATGCGTTACAGAATGCTGGAACCAGGAATCGCCTGGGAATATCTGTAAGCAAAAAAGTGGGGAACAGTGTAGTTAGACATCGCATGACAAGACTGGTAAGAGAAAGT
This is a stretch of genomic DNA from Marvinbryantia formatexigens DSM 14469. It encodes these proteins:
- the rpmH gene encoding 50S ribosomal protein L34, with product MKMTFQPKKRSRSKVHGFRARMKTAGGRKVLSARRAKGRKVLSA
- the rnpA gene encoding ribonuclease P protein component, with protein sequence MIFSESLKKNRDFQNVYRQGKSYANKYLIMYALQNAGTRNRLGISVSKKVGNSVVRHRMTRLVRESYRLNESAFQGGFDFVVIVRPAAKEKGYREIESALMHLGKLHRVLIEEKIEEI